The following coding sequences are from one Corallococcus caeni window:
- the nudC gene encoding NAD(+) diphosphatase — MSPPNRFQPGYEPPARSRDTALLFAVRGMDLLVSEHDGRLDLPRCQALPDAAASAHFLGVLDDTDCYAAPVPGDFTPPEGLKFVPARSLYKQVDEATFAVAGRALSIAEWDLNHRFCGKCGTATQRVPGERARRCPVDHTPFYPRISPAVIVLITRGDEMLLARNASFPEPFFSTVAGFVDPGESLEETVLREVKEEVGVDLRNVTYFGSQPWPFGRSLMVGFMAEYAGGDVTVDGKEIAEARWFGVEDLPRIPPRLSIARHLIDTFIDQVKARRPQP, encoded by the coding sequence GTGAGCCCCCCGAACCGCTTCCAGCCCGGGTATGAACCGCCCGCCCGCTCGCGCGACACCGCGCTCCTGTTCGCCGTGCGCGGCATGGACCTGCTCGTGTCCGAGCACGACGGCCGCCTCGACCTGCCCCGGTGCCAGGCCCTGCCGGACGCCGCGGCCAGCGCCCACTTCCTGGGCGTGCTCGACGACACGGACTGCTACGCCGCGCCCGTGCCCGGCGACTTCACGCCTCCGGAGGGGCTGAAGTTCGTCCCCGCCCGCTCGCTCTACAAGCAGGTGGACGAGGCGACGTTCGCCGTGGCGGGCCGCGCGCTCTCCATCGCGGAGTGGGACCTGAACCACCGCTTCTGCGGCAAGTGCGGCACGGCCACGCAGCGGGTCCCCGGTGAGCGCGCGCGCCGCTGCCCGGTGGACCACACGCCGTTCTACCCGCGCATCTCGCCGGCGGTCATCGTCCTCATCACCCGCGGGGACGAGATGCTGCTCGCGCGCAACGCGTCCTTCCCGGAGCCGTTCTTCAGCACCGTGGCGGGCTTCGTGGACCCCGGCGAGTCGCTGGAGGAGACCGTCCTGCGCGAGGTGAAGGAGGAGGTGGGCGTGGACCTGAGGAACGTCACCTACTTCGGCAGCCAGCCGTGGCCCTTCGGTCGCTCGCTGATGGTGGGCTTCATGGCCGAGTACGCGGGCGGCGACGTCACCGTGGACGGCAAGGAGATCGCCGAGGCGCGCTGGTTCGGCGTGGAAGACCTGCCCCGCATCCCGCCCCGCCTGAGCATCGCGCGCCACCTCATCGACACCTTCATCGACCAGGTGAAGGCCCGCCGGCCCCAGCCCTGA